A part of Scophthalmus maximus strain ysfricsl-2021 chromosome 20, ASM2237912v1, whole genome shotgun sequence genomic DNA contains:
- the lpar1 gene encoding lysophosphatidic acid receptor 1 isoform X1: MLSATGRSQDTESKTTTMDEEQCYYNETIAFFYNRSGKYLATDWNVVSRLVMGLGITVCIFIMLANLLVMIAIYVNRRFHFPIYYLMANLAAADFFAGLAYFYLMFNTGPNTRRLTVSTWLLRQGLIDTSLTASVANLLAIAIERHITVFRMQLHTRMSNRRVVVVIVIIWTMSIVMGAIPSVGWNCICSIRSCSNMAPLYSNSYLIFWAVFNLVTFVVMVTLYAHIFVYVRQRTMRMSRHSSGPRRNRDTMMSLLKTVVIVLGAFIVCWTPGLVILLLDVFCANCNVLTYEKFFLLLAEFNSAMNPIIYSYRDKEMSATFRQILCCQRQENVNGTVAEGSDRSASSVNHTVLSGSGVQHHQHHQHHQHHQHHNEHSVV, encoded by the exons AAAGTAAGACCACCACCATGGACGAGGAGCAGTGCTACTACAACGAGACCATCGCCTTCTTCTACAACCGCAGTGGCAAGTACCTCGCCACCGACTGGAACGTTGTCAGCAGGCTGGTGATGGGCCTGGGCATCACCGTGTGCATCTTCATCATGCTCGCCAACCTCCTGGTGATGATCGCCATCTACGTGAACAGGAGATTCCACTTCCCCATCTACTACCTGATGGCCAACCTGGCAGCTGCTGACTTCTTCGCCGGACTGGCCTACTTCTACTTGATGTTCAACACGGGGCCCAACACGCGGCGCCTGACCGTCTCCACGTGGCTGCTGCGCCAGGGCCTGATCGACACCAGCCTGACGGCGTCCGTGGCCAACCTGCTCGCCATCGCCATCGAGCGCCACATCACCGTGTTCCGCATGCAGCTGCACACGCGCATGAGCAACCGGCGCGTTGTCGTGGTGATTGTCATAATCTGGACCATGTCCATCGTCATGGGCGCCATCCCCAGCGTGGGCTGGAACTGTATCTGCAGCATTAGGTCCTGTTCCAACATGGCGCCGCTGTACAGCAACTCCTACCTGATCTTCTGGGCAGTGTTCAACCTGGTGACGTTTGTCGTCATGGTGACGCTGTATGCCCACATCTTTGTGTATGTGCGGCAGAGGACCATGAGGATGTCGCGGCACAGCTCCGGACCGCGGCGCAACCGCGACACCATGATGTCGCTGCTGAAAACCGTGGTGATTGTGTTGG GTGCGTTCATCGTCTGCTGGACGCCCGGCCTGGTCATCCTCCTGCTCGACGTCTTCTGCGCCAACTGCAACGTGCTCACCTACGAGAAGTTCTTCCTGCTCCTCGCCGAGTTCAACTCGGCCATGAACCCCATCATCTACTCGTACCGCGACAAGGAGATGAGCGCCACCTTCCGGCAGATCCTGTGCTGCCAGCGGCAGGAGAACGTCAACGGCACGGTGGCGGAGGGGTCCGACCGGTCGGCGTCGTCCGTCAACCACACGGTGCTCAGCGGCAGCGGCgtccagcaccaccagcaccaccagcaccaccagcaccaccagcaccacaacGAGCACTCGGTGGTATAA
- the lpar1 gene encoding lysophosphatidic acid receptor 1 isoform X2, with product MDEEQCYYNETIAFFYNRSGKYLATDWNVVSRLVMGLGITVCIFIMLANLLVMIAIYVNRRFHFPIYYLMANLAAADFFAGLAYFYLMFNTGPNTRRLTVSTWLLRQGLIDTSLTASVANLLAIAIERHITVFRMQLHTRMSNRRVVVVIVIIWTMSIVMGAIPSVGWNCICSIRSCSNMAPLYSNSYLIFWAVFNLVTFVVMVTLYAHIFVYVRQRTMRMSRHSSGPRRNRDTMMSLLKTVVIVLGAFIVCWTPGLVILLLDVFCANCNVLTYEKFFLLLAEFNSAMNPIIYSYRDKEMSATFRQILCCQRQENVNGTVAEGSDRSASSVNHTVLSGSGVQHHQHHQHHQHHQHHNEHSVV from the exons ATGGACGAGGAGCAGTGCTACTACAACGAGACCATCGCCTTCTTCTACAACCGCAGTGGCAAGTACCTCGCCACCGACTGGAACGTTGTCAGCAGGCTGGTGATGGGCCTGGGCATCACCGTGTGCATCTTCATCATGCTCGCCAACCTCCTGGTGATGATCGCCATCTACGTGAACAGGAGATTCCACTTCCCCATCTACTACCTGATGGCCAACCTGGCAGCTGCTGACTTCTTCGCCGGACTGGCCTACTTCTACTTGATGTTCAACACGGGGCCCAACACGCGGCGCCTGACCGTCTCCACGTGGCTGCTGCGCCAGGGCCTGATCGACACCAGCCTGACGGCGTCCGTGGCCAACCTGCTCGCCATCGCCATCGAGCGCCACATCACCGTGTTCCGCATGCAGCTGCACACGCGCATGAGCAACCGGCGCGTTGTCGTGGTGATTGTCATAATCTGGACCATGTCCATCGTCATGGGCGCCATCCCCAGCGTGGGCTGGAACTGTATCTGCAGCATTAGGTCCTGTTCCAACATGGCGCCGCTGTACAGCAACTCCTACCTGATCTTCTGGGCAGTGTTCAACCTGGTGACGTTTGTCGTCATGGTGACGCTGTATGCCCACATCTTTGTGTATGTGCGGCAGAGGACCATGAGGATGTCGCGGCACAGCTCCGGACCGCGGCGCAACCGCGACACCATGATGTCGCTGCTGAAAACCGTGGTGATTGTGTTGG GTGCGTTCATCGTCTGCTGGACGCCCGGCCTGGTCATCCTCCTGCTCGACGTCTTCTGCGCCAACTGCAACGTGCTCACCTACGAGAAGTTCTTCCTGCTCCTCGCCGAGTTCAACTCGGCCATGAACCCCATCATCTACTCGTACCGCGACAAGGAGATGAGCGCCACCTTCCGGCAGATCCTGTGCTGCCAGCGGCAGGAGAACGTCAACGGCACGGTGGCGGAGGGGTCCGACCGGTCGGCGTCGTCCGTCAACCACACGGTGCTCAGCGGCAGCGGCgtccagcaccaccagcaccaccagcaccaccagcaccaccagcaccacaacGAGCACTCGGTGGTATAA